The Actinomycetota bacterium region TGCCGTCTGGGATCGAGTTTGTTCCCAGCGAGGCGACCGCATGGAACGGCTCCGGCAAGTACCTGTGGCCGTCAAACCGCGAAGAGCTGACTACTGAAAGAAACGAACCCAAAGAACCTAATAGAACTAAGGGGCGAGCGAGCAGCAAGCGAGCAGCAAGAGGGAACGAGCCTGAGTGTGCAGGACCTCGAACCATGAGGGCCGGACGTTTCGCCGATTCCTGCCCCGCCTACTGGCTGCGGCGCGCTGCCGGGGTCGAAGCGACGAGTGGGCGGACCGATGAAGTCGAGTACCTGCGCGAGATGGCACTTGAAACGCAGTCGCGCCAGGCCGAGGTCATCCCGCACCGATTCCGAGACGCAACGTGTGACGAGTCTCTCGGCGATCACGGGCTCTACCTCTACGGCCCCGTGGGTTCGGGCAAGACCTACCTAGCCGCCGCACTCGCCCTCAAGGCGATCCATGACGGCAGGGACACCAAGTGGTTGTCATGCGCCTCATGGCTCGGTGCCCTCAAGGCGTCCTTCAGCGGCGCAGAAGCACCGCGGCCCTCGAGCTGGTTCGCGGACTGTGACCTGCTTGCGGTCGATGACGTTGGTGCGGAGAAGCCGAGCGAGTGGGTTGTCGAGCAGCTGTTTCAAGTCGTGAACCGCGCCTACGAGGATGACGTGCAGCTGATCGTCACATCGAATCTCAGTCTCACCCGCTTGCAGGACCGCATTGGCGAGCGGATCGTCTCCCGATTCGCAGAGATGTGCGACCTGCGCGAGATGAACGGCGCTGACCGTCGAATCGAAGCTGCGTTCGCCCGCAAGAAGGCGAACCCGGAATCAACGGCCGCATAGGCGACCGGCGCCATCGTGACATGAGGCCCCAAACAGACTCCATCTGAAGTCCAACCGCCCGGAACCCCGTGGCGGCTTAGCGGCGCGCCATGGGGGAGAACACACGTTCGTATCAGGTATCGGCCGTCTACGGGCCGTACACGCTGCCACAGGTGCGATGGGAGGGGACGCATTGAGTCGGGCTGGCCTACTGCGTGTCTCGGCGAGTTCGTGTGCCGGGCGCGTCGGCGGGACGGCCGCGCGTGCGCGGGACTAGGGGCTGACGGTCCATGGTGCGCGGCTCGTCGGTGTACGTCAGTCGCACTTGCCGATGTTGTCGGTCGCCCTCGAATGCCCGTGTCTGCCCCGTATGCTAGGCTCTGGTGGGGCACGAACGACCGTCATACCGAGGGGGAGAGATGAAGGACCAGCCCGTTGTGCCAGACAGCGCGACGCCGCCGCCGCCAGCCGCTTCAAACGGAGTCTACGGATCGCCGCCTCAGCCCGAGGCACCAGCGACCAAGCCGAAGGAGCCAATCTACAAGAAGAAGTGGTTTCTCCCGGTAGCTATGCTGGTTATCGGCATGGTCTTGGGCGTCGCGATGACCGCAGGTTCCTCTGAGGGCTCATCCGGAGGAGACGATATCGCGACGCTGAAGAGCAAGGTTGCCACCCTTGAATCCCAACTCGATGCGGTGACTACCGATCGCGACGCCCTCAAAGCCGCTGCAACAACGCCGAGCGAACCCGCGCCGGAACCAGAACCTGCCGCCGCGCCGTCTCTCGACGCACAGAAGGCAGGGTTTGTTGCGGCGTTTGAAGAGAGTCGTGTCAAGTTGGCCGGGATAGTCGAAGATGATGGCAACGCCGAGTCAGTGGACAAACTGGCATACGATGCCAAGACCGAGACCGTCATCCTTGATGTGACATCAAGATGGGGATCGCCTGACAATCAGGTGGACGGTGCGTGGGCGATTGTCCGCCTTATGTCCACGCTGTACGACGCTGATGAGGGCGCATGGTATCAAGACGGGTTCGTGCCGAACCTCCGTCTTGTGAATAGTGGGCGCAAGTACACCCAGTCGGGCGACTTCATGCTTCGGCTTGCAGCGTTCTCGGCCTCGCGTTCCGATTGGGAGAAAGAGTGCTGGTGAACAACCGTCAGACCGAGGGAGAGCGGTGCATCATGGTGGCCGCACTGCTGGGCGTGTCCTGCGGCTGCGACTAGAGTATCGGCCGTCTACGGGCCGCGCACGCTGCCACAGATGCCACAGCAAGGGATGCATGCAGCTCGACGGCGCGAGTGCATCGACTGCCGTTGCACCTCCCATGAGGCCCCCGCTCGAATCATCGAACAAGCAGCGGCAACAGCACCGCAGCCAACCTTCGCTCGCATGCGT contains the following coding sequences:
- a CDS encoding ATP-binding protein; this translates as MTPLGRRVIPPDLFTAVDLEPATKRLLLCGLMQLAEDSGCCRWDAREIRALVLPYADTSAEDVETLLGEFESDGRAWVYEVDGKRYAFLADFPAWQRSMPRSAKPMSVPLPSGIEFVPSEATAWNGSGKYLWPSNREELTTERNEPKEPNRTKGRASSKRAARGNEPECAGPRTMRAGRFADSCPAYWLRRAAGVEATSGRTDEVEYLREMALETQSRQAEVIPHRFRDATCDESLGDHGLYLYGPVGSGKTYLAAALALKAIHDGRDTKWLSCASWLGALKASFSGAEAPRPSSWFADCDLLAVDDVGAEKPSEWVVEQLFQVVNRAYEDDVQLIVTSNLSLTRLQDRIGERIVSRFAEMCDLREMNGADRRIEAAFARKKANPESTAA